In a single window of the Synechococcus sp. HK05 genome:
- the leuB gene encoding 3-isopropylmalate dehydrogenase, translating into MTSSYRITLLPGDGIGPEITAVARQLLDAVSRKHGFALNYNEQPMGGAAIDATGEPLPASTLEACKAADAVLLAAIGSPQYDTLPREKRPETGLLGLRAGMGLFANLRPVKIIPALIDASTLKREVIEGVDLMVVRELTGGVYFGTPKGRVESEGRVRGFNTMAYFDDEIDRIAKVGFDLAQQRSGRLCSVDKANVLDVSQLWRDQVEALHAASYPGVELSHMYVDNAAMQLVRNPRQFDVLLTSNLFGDILSDEAAMLSGSIGMLPSASLGEGGPGLFEPIHGSAPDIARQDKANPMAMVLSAAMMLRVGLGEDAAASDLEACVDQVLAGGYRTGDLMAEGCTQLGCKAMGDQLLAALAG; encoded by the coding sequence ATGACCTCCAGCTACCGGATCACCCTGCTCCCCGGCGACGGCATCGGTCCGGAGATCACGGCCGTGGCCCGCCAGCTGCTGGATGCCGTGAGCCGCAAGCACGGCTTCGCGCTCAACTACAACGAGCAGCCGATGGGCGGCGCCGCCATCGACGCCACCGGTGAACCGCTGCCCGCCAGCACCTTGGAGGCCTGCAAGGCCGCCGATGCCGTGCTGCTCGCCGCCATCGGCTCCCCCCAATACGACACCCTTCCCCGCGAGAAGCGCCCGGAAACCGGCCTGCTGGGCCTGCGCGCCGGCATGGGTCTATTCGCCAACCTGCGGCCGGTGAAGATCATCCCCGCCCTGATCGATGCCTCCACCCTCAAGCGTGAGGTGATCGAAGGGGTGGATCTGATGGTGGTGCGCGAGCTCACCGGCGGCGTGTATTTCGGCACCCCCAAGGGCCGGGTGGAGAGCGAGGGCCGCGTGCGCGGCTTCAACACCATGGCCTACTTCGACGATGAGATCGATCGCATCGCCAAGGTGGGCTTCGATCTGGCCCAGCAGCGCAGTGGCCGCCTCTGCAGTGTGGACAAAGCCAATGTGCTCGACGTGAGCCAGCTCTGGCGCGACCAGGTGGAGGCCCTCCACGCCGCCAGCTACCCGGGCGTGGAGCTCAGCCACATGTATGTGGACAACGCCGCCATGCAGCTGGTGCGCAACCCGCGCCAGTTCGACGTGCTGCTCACCAGCAACCTCTTCGGCGACATCCTCAGCGATGAAGCCGCCATGCTCAGCGGCTCCATCGGCATGCTGCCCTCGGCATCACTCGGCGAGGGCGGCCCTGGTCTGTTCGAGCCGATCCACGGCTCCGCCCCCGACATCGCCCGCCAGGACAAGGCCAATCCGATGGCCATGGTGCTGAGCGCCGCGATGATGCTGCGGGTGGGCCTGGGCGAAGACGCCGCTGCTTCTGACCTCGAGGCTTGCGTGGATCAGGTGCTCGCCGGCGGCTATCGAACCGGCGACCTGATGGCTGAGGGCTGCACCCAACTGGGCTGCAAGGCGATGGGCGATCAGCTCCTGGCAGCCCTGGCTGGCTGA
- the proB gene encoding glutamate 5-kinase codes for MRRVIKVGTSVLRGAGGRSTDAVIGDLAASLCSLWERQEPVVLVTSGAVGLGCTALDREERPTELEGLQAAAAVGQGRLMTLYDQAFARHGRCVAQVLLTRGDLASRRRYQNACRTLEQLLAWGVTPVINENDTLATDELRFGDNDTLSALVAVAVQADELVLLTDIDSLYSGDPRSDANARPIPEVNNLAELEALSGVAKGGGRWGTGGMTTKLAAARIATASGIQVRLADGRDPAVLNALLAGEPRGTLFRPSDTPLSDRKGWLAHALLPKGSVTVDAGAERALLEQGASLLAVGVRAVAGDFQRRDAVRLLSLDGRELARGLSEMDSDELQQRKGQRGLVVHRDQLVITPGANNT; via the coding sequence ATGCGCCGCGTGATCAAGGTGGGCACCAGCGTGCTGCGTGGTGCCGGCGGCCGCAGCACCGATGCGGTGATCGGCGATCTAGCCGCCAGCCTGTGCAGCCTTTGGGAGCGGCAGGAGCCGGTGGTGCTGGTCACCAGCGGGGCCGTGGGCCTGGGCTGCACCGCCCTCGACCGTGAGGAACGCCCCACGGAGCTGGAGGGTCTTCAGGCAGCCGCAGCTGTGGGCCAGGGCCGTTTGATGACCCTCTATGACCAAGCCTTCGCCCGCCACGGCCGCTGCGTGGCCCAGGTGCTACTCACCCGCGGGGATCTGGCCTCCCGTCGCCGCTACCAGAACGCCTGCCGCACCCTCGAGCAGTTGCTGGCCTGGGGCGTGACGCCGGTGATCAACGAAAACGACACCCTCGCCACCGACGAGCTGCGCTTCGGCGACAACGACACCCTCTCCGCCCTGGTGGCGGTGGCGGTGCAGGCCGATGAGCTGGTGCTGCTCACCGATATCGACAGCCTCTATTCCGGCGACCCCCGCAGCGATGCCAACGCCCGCCCGATTCCAGAGGTGAACAACCTGGCCGAGTTGGAAGCGCTGAGCGGCGTGGCCAAGGGAGGCGGGCGCTGGGGCACCGGCGGCATGACCACCAAACTCGCCGCCGCCCGCATCGCCACCGCCAGCGGCATCCAGGTGCGCCTGGCCGATGGCCGCGATCCAGCCGTGCTGAACGCTCTGCTGGCCGGTGAACCCCGCGGCACCCTGTTCCGCCCCAGCGACACCCCCCTGAGCGACCGCAAGGGTTGGCTGGCCCACGCTCTGCTCCCCAAAGGCAGCGTCACCGTGGATGCCGGCGCCGAGAGGGCCTTGCTGGAGCAGGGGGCCTCTCTGCTTGCGGTTGGCGTGCGCGCAGTGGCGGGCGACTTCCAGCGCCGCGATGCGGTGCGGCTGCTGAGCCTGGATGGCCGGGAACTAGCGCGCGGCCTGAGCGAGATGGACAGCGACGAGCTGCAACAGCGCAAAGGCCAGCGCGGGCTGGTGGTGCATCGCGATCAATTGGTGATCACCCCCGGAGCGAACAACACCTGA
- a CDS encoding PhoH family protein has protein sequence MRKTFVLDTNVLLHDPQALTRFEDNAVVIPIEVVEEIDRFKRDPSEKGRNARQISRLLDALREKGNLADGVPIDDASGGTLQVVFCRSETLAQLPPELKGGNGDNNILAVALEQLRSGLISDQPPVVLVTKDTNLRIKADAVGLTAQDYTTDKVDIADLYPGVCELMASASAMEQLKGDGGLALAELPSAAGAKLQANEGVTLVDQAQPNHTLLARYEAGSGRLLPLQRAGKVRLGKVSARNREQTFALDLLLDPSVQLLTLVGKAGTGKTLLALAAGLHQVADEHLYERLLVTRPVISLGKEIGFLPGSLEEKMGPWMQPIIDNLDFLLGGADADDGRSPRPSGGSNRPGAQRGNRSNWTDLKGMGLLEVEAISYIRGRSIPRQFMVVDEAQNLTPHEVKTIVTRVGEGTKIVFTGDPYQIDNPYVDAESNGLTWLVERFKGQRLAGHVTLIRGERSELAELAANLL, from the coding sequence ATGCGCAAGACCTTCGTTCTCGATACGAATGTGTTGCTCCACGACCCGCAGGCGCTCACCCGCTTCGAAGACAACGCGGTGGTGATCCCGATCGAGGTGGTGGAGGAGATCGATCGCTTCAAGCGTGATCCTTCGGAGAAGGGCCGCAATGCCCGCCAGATCTCTCGGCTGCTGGATGCGTTGCGGGAGAAGGGCAACCTGGCCGATGGCGTGCCAATCGACGATGCCAGCGGCGGCACCCTGCAGGTGGTGTTCTGCCGCAGTGAAACCCTGGCGCAGCTTCCGCCTGAGCTCAAGGGCGGCAACGGCGACAACAACATCCTGGCGGTGGCGCTGGAGCAGCTGCGCTCCGGCCTGATCAGCGATCAGCCGCCGGTGGTGCTGGTGACCAAAGACACCAACCTGCGCATCAAGGCCGATGCGGTGGGCCTCACGGCGCAGGACTACACCACCGACAAGGTCGACATCGCCGACCTCTATCCCGGGGTGTGTGAGCTGATGGCCAGCGCTTCGGCGATGGAGCAGCTCAAGGGTGATGGCGGGTTGGCCCTGGCTGAGTTGCCGTCCGCTGCGGGCGCCAAGCTTCAAGCCAACGAGGGCGTCACCCTCGTGGATCAGGCCCAGCCCAATCACACCCTGCTGGCCCGTTATGAGGCGGGAAGTGGTCGCCTGCTTCCCCTGCAACGGGCCGGCAAGGTGCGGCTCGGCAAGGTGAGCGCCCGCAACCGCGAGCAAACCTTCGCCCTGGATCTGCTTCTCGATCCTTCGGTGCAGCTGCTCACGCTCGTGGGTAAGGCCGGCACTGGCAAAACCCTTCTGGCCCTGGCGGCCGGCCTGCACCAGGTGGCCGATGAGCATCTCTATGAGCGGCTGCTGGTCACGCGCCCGGTGATTTCCCTGGGCAAGGAGATCGGCTTTCTGCCCGGAAGCCTCGAGGAAAAGATGGGCCCCTGGATGCAGCCGATCATCGACAACCTTGATTTCCTGCTGGGCGGCGCCGACGCCGACGACGGCCGCTCACCGCGCCCCAGCGGCGGCAGCAATCGCCCCGGAGCGCAGCGCGGCAACCGCAGCAACTGGACCGACCTCAAGGGCATGGGCCTGCTGGAGGTGGAGGCGATCAGCTACATCCGCGGCCGCTCGATTCCGCGGCAATTCATGGTGGTGGATGAGGCCCAGAACCTCACGCCCCATGAGGTGAAAACGATCGTGACCCGCGTGGGCGAGGGCACCAAGATCGTGTTCACCGGCGACCCGTATCAGATCGATAACCCCTATGTGGATGCCGAGAGCAACGGCCTCACCTGGCTGGTGGAGCGCTTCAAGGGGCAACGCCTCGCCGGCCACGTCACCCTGATCCGCGGCGAGCGCAGCGAACTGGCGGAGCTGGCGGCCAATCTGCTCTGA
- a CDS encoding fatty acid desaturase, whose translation MAANPLSPALIPPDALRSLNERSDAPGWRQSLAHAAFIAVAASVWLRSDLPLPLRLVALVLLGAGLAFCFCAMHECGHRTAFANRRLNDTVAWWAGVLSFYNADFYRRYHQWHHRYTHQPGLDPELEDPAPTTPAAYLLELSGVTWWIGKLRGHTRALRGDFSGCPYIPEEAAAQVTRSVRLQFGVYAVLLLASFPAANGLLVWAWLLPLAVGQPLLRFVLLAEHGGCSFSDDGTRNTRTTLTLQPLRWLMWNMPFHAEHHLYASIPFHALPEAHRYVAPALHHLDQGYLNVHRGLQRNLAALAA comes from the coding sequence ATGGCCGCCAACCCACTCAGCCCTGCGCTGATTCCACCCGACGCTCTGCGCAGCCTCAACGAACGATCAGACGCCCCCGGCTGGCGCCAGAGCCTCGCCCATGCGGCATTCATCGCCGTAGCCGCGTCGGTTTGGCTACGCAGCGACCTGCCGCTCCCTCTGCGGCTGGTGGCGCTGGTGTTGCTGGGAGCTGGCCTGGCCTTCTGCTTTTGCGCGATGCACGAGTGCGGTCACCGCACCGCCTTCGCCAACCGTCGCCTCAACGACACGGTGGCTTGGTGGGCCGGGGTGTTGAGCTTCTACAACGCCGATTTCTATCGCCGCTACCACCAGTGGCACCACCGCTACACCCATCAGCCCGGGCTCGATCCAGAACTGGAGGATCCGGCGCCCACCACCCCTGCCGCCTATCTCCTGGAGCTCAGCGGAGTGACCTGGTGGATCGGCAAGTTGCGGGGCCATACCCGGGCGTTGCGGGGAGATTTCAGCGGCTGCCCCTACATCCCGGAGGAAGCCGCCGCCCAGGTGACCCGATCGGTGCGTCTGCAGTTCGGCGTGTATGCCGTGCTGCTGCTGGCCTCGTTTCCCGCCGCCAATGGGCTGTTGGTGTGGGCCTGGCTGCTGCCCCTGGCGGTGGGACAGCCCCTGCTGCGCTTCGTGCTGCTGGCGGAGCACGGCGGCTGCAGCTTCAGCGATGACGGCACCCGCAACACCCGCACCACGCTGACGCTGCAGCCGCTGCGCTGGCTGATGTGGAACATGCCGTTCCATGCCGAGCACCATCTCTACGCCTCGATTCCCTTCCACGCCCTGCCCGAAGCCCACCGCTACGTGGCTCCCGCCTTGCACCATCTCGATCAGGGCTATCTGAACGTGCATCGCGGCCTGCAACGCAACCTGGCGGCCCTGGCCGCATGA
- the ruvX gene encoding Holliday junction resolvase RuvX: MSRPAPRSVLALDVGRKRIGLAGCDALGLTVTPLPALRRGRYPADLDHLRSLVAQRRITALVVGLPLDAQQQPTEQAEHCRRYGERLARHLELPLALVNEFASSWAAAERHGLHGDRSGALDSAAAALLLEQWLQEGPEPAPVAAQAPGVGSGAGAQAS; encoded by the coding sequence TTGAGTCGGCCGGCGCCGCGCTCTGTGCTGGCCCTCGATGTGGGCCGGAAACGCATCGGGCTGGCCGGCTGTGATGCCCTAGGGCTCACGGTGACGCCCCTGCCCGCCCTGCGGCGTGGCCGCTACCCAGCCGACCTCGACCATCTGCGCAGCCTGGTAGCCCAGCGGCGCATCACGGCGCTGGTGGTGGGTTTACCCCTCGATGCCCAGCAGCAACCCACCGAACAGGCCGAGCACTGCCGCCGTTACGGCGAGCGGCTGGCCCGCCATCTCGAGCTACCGCTGGCCCTGGTGAATGAATTCGCCAGCAGCTGGGCCGCCGCCGAACGCCATGGGCTGCACGGCGATCGCAGCGGCGCCCTCGACAGTGCCGCCGCAGCGCTGCTGCTGGAGCAGTGGCTGCAGGAGGGCCCTGAACCGGCGCCGGTGGCCGCGCAGGCCCCTGGCGTTGGCTCCGGGGCCGGCGCCCAGGCATCCTGA
- a CDS encoding F420-0:Gamma-glutamyl ligase → MSALLAVLLIAALVFGLALLWLEARHRLRPASPLQLSSANWSVKRKGDERLDVKGTIAIRNPHARMEVFVPEIELKPTLLGRADLADVKVSTSLNPQHPDEEARPDGYWFAYIVKGHKTTQAEVRISISGPAGCDLRKLVDTLWLEILWTNYGPFGRLQKRDGVLIPLRRPAAAQPDSANWRQGDRCSVLPIRTHLLGTLDDPAEVLRHYAGAVFQPGDVLTIGETPLAVMQGRYNHPANLQPSSLARLLCRVFHPTSSLATACGLQTLIDNVGPARVLCAWLLGTALKLVGSKGWFYRLAGEQARLIDDVTGTTPPYDQTIVLGPADSAAVCRQLAAELGVAVAVVDVNDLGRVKVLASSPGCDEALLMRALKPNPAGNANERTPLVLVRP, encoded by the coding sequence TTGTCTGCACTGTTGGCTGTGTTGTTGATCGCCGCCCTGGTCTTCGGGCTGGCGCTGCTGTGGCTTGAAGCTCGCCATCGGTTGCGGCCGGCCTCGCCCCTGCAGCTGAGCAGCGCCAATTGGAGCGTGAAGCGCAAGGGCGACGAGCGCCTCGACGTGAAAGGCACGATCGCGATCCGCAATCCCCATGCGCGCATGGAGGTGTTTGTGCCGGAGATCGAGCTCAAACCCACCCTGCTGGGCCGCGCCGATCTGGCCGACGTGAAGGTGAGCACCAGCCTCAACCCGCAGCACCCGGATGAGGAAGCCAGGCCGGATGGCTACTGGTTCGCCTACATCGTGAAGGGCCACAAAACCACCCAGGCCGAGGTGCGCATCAGCATCAGCGGCCCCGCTGGCTGTGATCTGCGCAAGCTGGTGGACACCCTCTGGCTGGAGATCCTTTGGACCAACTACGGCCCCTTCGGCCGGCTCCAGAAGCGCGATGGCGTGCTGATCCCGCTGCGTCGCCCGGCAGCCGCTCAGCCGGACTCTGCCAACTGGCGCCAGGGAGATCGCTGCTCGGTGTTGCCGATCCGCACCCATTTGCTCGGGACCCTCGACGATCCCGCTGAGGTGCTGCGCCACTACGCCGGCGCCGTGTTCCAACCCGGCGATGTGCTCACCATCGGCGAAACCCCGCTCGCGGTGATGCAGGGCCGCTACAACCACCCCGCCAACCTGCAGCCCTCGAGCCTGGCTCGGCTGCTCTGCCGGGTGTTCCACCCCACCAGCTCTCTGGCCACCGCCTGCGGCCTGCAAACCCTCATCGACAACGTGGGCCCCGCTCGCGTGCTCTGCGCCTGGCTGCTGGGAACGGCCCTCAAGCTCGTGGGCTCCAAAGGCTGGTTCTATCGCCTGGCCGGCGAACAGGCCCGTCTGATCGACGATGTGACCGGCACCACGCCCCCTTACGACCAAACGATCGTGCTCGGCCCTGCCGACAGTGCGGCGGTCTGCCGCCAACTGGCGGCTGAACTGGGCGTGGCCGTGGCCGTGGTGGATGTGAACGACCTCGGGCGGGTGAAGGTGCTGGCCTCCAGCCCGGGCTGCGATGAAGCACTGCTGATGCGAGCGCTCAAGCCCAACCCCGCCGGCAATGCCAATGAGCGCACACCCCTGGTGCTGGTGCGCCCATAA
- the glnT gene encoding type III glutamate--ammonia ligase — protein MQELELQFLLVSFTDLFGMQRAKLVPAAAAATMASDGAGFAGFAAWLDLSPADGDVMAIPDASSLTPLPWQPGVGWVAAELTLNGEPMAQCPRRLLRRQQQRAAALGYELRSGVEAEFFLLSPDGSAIADTADHQEKPCYDQLALMRQFGLIGPLLTAMEQLGWGPYQADHEDANGQFEINWTFAEALTTADRHAFFKVMVKAMAEQQDLRASFMAKPFAALTGNGCHTHLSLWGSTGTAMAGRNLFHDPEGELGLSSIAYHFLGGLIEHAPALCAITNPTVNSYRRLAAPPTTSGATWSPGGISYTGNNRTHMVRIPDGQRLELRLPDGSTHPYLLQAAVLAAGLDGLERQLNPGQRRENDNYANPLTPGQCQRLPADLGEALDAFSADSHLRAALGEEFCQAYERLRRRQWQRERGDISDTERRSCLDC, from the coding sequence ATGCAGGAGCTCGAGCTGCAATTCCTGCTGGTGTCATTCACCGATCTCTTCGGGATGCAGCGGGCCAAGTTGGTTCCTGCGGCTGCGGCGGCAACCATGGCGAGCGATGGAGCTGGCTTTGCCGGCTTTGCCGCCTGGCTCGACCTCTCGCCCGCCGATGGGGATGTAATGGCGATTCCCGATGCCAGCAGCCTCACCCCACTGCCCTGGCAACCGGGCGTGGGCTGGGTAGCCGCCGAACTCACGCTCAATGGCGAACCGATGGCGCAATGCCCGCGCCGATTGCTGCGCCGGCAACAGCAACGGGCAGCGGCACTTGGCTACGAACTGCGCAGCGGCGTGGAGGCGGAGTTCTTCCTGCTCAGCCCCGATGGCTCCGCCATCGCCGACACGGCCGACCACCAGGAAAAACCCTGCTACGACCAACTGGCGCTGATGCGCCAGTTCGGGTTGATCGGGCCCCTGCTCACCGCGATGGAACAGCTGGGTTGGGGTCCCTACCAAGCTGACCACGAGGATGCCAACGGCCAGTTCGAAATCAACTGGACCTTCGCTGAAGCCCTCACCACCGCCGATCGCCACGCCTTCTTCAAGGTGATGGTGAAGGCCATGGCCGAGCAACAAGACCTGAGGGCCAGCTTCATGGCCAAACCCTTCGCCGCCCTCACCGGCAACGGCTGCCACACCCATCTCTCCCTCTGGGGCAGCACCGGCACAGCGATGGCCGGGCGCAATCTGTTCCACGACCCCGAGGGTGAGCTCGGCCTCTCCTCAATCGCTTACCACTTCCTGGGCGGGCTGATCGAGCATGCCCCGGCGCTGTGCGCCATCACCAACCCCACGGTGAACAGCTACCGGCGCCTCGCCGCACCGCCCACCACCTCCGGCGCCACCTGGAGCCCAGGCGGCATCAGCTACACCGGCAACAACCGCACCCACATGGTGCGCATCCCCGATGGGCAACGCCTCGAGTTGCGCCTGCCGGACGGCTCCACTCACCCCTACTTGCTGCAGGCCGCCGTGCTGGCGGCTGGCCTCGATGGGCTGGAGCGGCAGCTCAACCCGGGGCAGCGGCGCGAGAATGACAACTACGCCAACCCGCTCACGCCAGGGCAATGCCAGCGGCTACCCGCCGATCTGGGTGAGGCGCTGGATGCCTTCAGCGCCGACAGCCACCTGCGAGCGGCACTGGGCGAAGAGTTTTGCCAGGCCTATGAGCGGCTACGGCGGCGCCAATGGCAACGGGAGCGCGGCGACATCAGCGACACCGAACGCCGCTCCTGCCTCGACTGCTAA
- a CDS encoding alpha/beta fold hydrolase produces the protein MRGELRQHPLGDWPLGCGHTIPDAQITYLKIGELNADGSNLILVPSSYGARPGDLAWLAGPVLDSDRYCIVIAGQFGNGASSSPSHGAMGLAEQGWVVTHRDNVAAQRHLLEEALGVDRLALIYGWSMGAQQAYQWAVDQPEWVERICCVCGTARTSPHNRLFCLSLRQALTADAHWTGAGFSSPPEQGLRTYALIYASWAASQPFFRGVQEPVEHHVEQQWLPHYQRHDPRDLIAMLDTWLAHDVAAGADLHSTLAAIRARTAVVAGSHDLYFTPDDLAADAAAIPGAKWHLIQSELGHRAGNPHSSAAEQQQLQRIVADLLAQPITL, from the coding sequence ATGAGAGGCGAACTGCGGCAGCACCCGCTTGGGGATTGGCCGCTGGGCTGCGGCCACACCATCCCGGATGCCCAGATCACCTACCTGAAGATCGGCGAGCTCAATGCCGATGGCTCCAACCTGATCCTGGTGCCCAGCTCCTACGGCGCCCGGCCCGGCGATCTCGCCTGGCTGGCTGGCCCCGTGCTCGATTCCGATCGCTATTGCATCGTGATCGCCGGGCAGTTCGGCAACGGCGCCTCCAGCAGCCCCAGCCACGGAGCCATGGGCCTGGCGGAGCAGGGCTGGGTGGTCACCCATCGCGACAACGTCGCCGCGCAACGCCACCTACTCGAGGAGGCGTTAGGGGTGGATCGGCTCGCCCTGATCTACGGCTGGTCGATGGGAGCGCAGCAGGCCTACCAATGGGCGGTGGATCAGCCCGAGTGGGTGGAGCGCATCTGCTGCGTTTGCGGCACCGCGCGCACCTCCCCTCACAACCGCCTGTTCTGTCTGAGCCTTCGCCAAGCGCTCACCGCCGATGCCCACTGGACGGGCGCTGGCTTCTCATCCCCTCCGGAGCAGGGTCTGCGCACCTACGCGCTGATCTATGCCAGTTGGGCGGCGAGTCAGCCGTTCTTCCGCGGCGTGCAGGAGCCGGTGGAGCACCACGTGGAACAGCAGTGGTTACCCCACTACCAGCGCCATGATCCGCGCGACCTGATCGCCATGCTCGACACCTGGCTCGCCCACGACGTGGCAGCCGGCGCAGATCTCCACTCCACCCTCGCGGCGATCCGCGCCCGCACGGCGGTGGTGGCCGGCAGCCACGACCTCTACTTCACCCCAGACGATCTGGCGGCCGACGCCGCAGCGATTCCCGGGGCGAAGTGGCACCTGATCCAGTCCGAACTGGGGCATCGCGCCGGCAACCCCCACAGCAGCGCGGCCGAGCAACAGCAGCTGCAGCGCATCGTGGCTGACCTGCTCGCCCAACCCATCACCCTCTGA
- a CDS encoding DUF3727 domain-containing protein, with product MSSDGPSTNGAGDVPTVLVRDSDGRQLLCFLEQLIPLDGNDYALLTPVDTPVCLVKIADDDDSDDEVIDELSGAEPILSVADVVLQEHDLTLVRSAVTLTVSGELDEPDPEDLDDEIEEGDDDEESDLYEMLIQFRAEGEEYGLFIPLDPFFVVARMENGEGRLVEGEEFERIQPRIEAELDERELGEG from the coding sequence ATGAGCTCAGACGGTCCCAGCACCAACGGTGCCGGCGATGTGCCCACCGTGCTGGTGCGCGACAGCGACGGGCGTCAGCTGCTCTGCTTCCTCGAACAGCTGATCCCGCTCGATGGCAACGACTACGCCCTGCTCACCCCGGTGGACACCCCGGTGTGCCTGGTGAAGATCGCGGACGACGACGACAGCGACGACGAGGTGATCGATGAGCTCAGCGGCGCTGAGCCGATCCTCTCTGTTGCGGATGTGGTGCTCCAAGAGCACGACCTCACCCTGGTGCGCTCGGCTGTGACCCTCACCGTGAGCGGTGAGCTGGACGAGCCCGACCCCGAAGACCTCGACGACGAGATCGAAGAGGGCGACGACGACGAGGAGAGCGATCTCTACGAAATGCTGATTCAGTTCCGCGCTGAAGGCGAGGAATACGGCCTGTTCATCCCCCTCGATCCCTTCTTCGTGGTGGCCCGCATGGAGAACGGCGAAGGCCGGCTGGTGGAAGGCGAAGAGTTCGAGCGGATCCAGCCCCGCATCGAGGCCGAACTCGACGAGCGCGAGCTCGGCGAAGGCTGA
- the lpxD gene encoding UDP-3-O-(3-hydroxymyristoyl)glucosamine N-acyltransferase, translating into MRFSQLLSHLSEVQAAGGTQGLSHNLSEDPELRGAAALDQSGQGDLSFLEPGNALAAALAASGASAVLLPAKGDEAEALQQQATERGQAWVALRDPRLAFAEALDALYPRQPKAPGIHTSAVVDPEAVVGMGSHVGAHVVIGAKVQIGASCTIHPNVVIYDDVQIGDGCELHAGAVLHPGSRLGRACVVHSNAVVGSEGFGFVPTASGWRKMPQTGLVVLEDGVEVGCGSTIDRPSVGETRIGAGSKIDNLVHIGHGVTTGQGCALAAQVGIAGGARLGNGVILAGQVGLANKAVMGDRSIASSKSGIHGEVAAGEVVSGYPAIPNRLWLRCSAAFNKLPELTKAIRSLEKQAKP; encoded by the coding sequence ATGCGCTTCAGCCAATTGCTCAGCCACCTGAGCGAAGTGCAGGCCGCTGGCGGCACCCAGGGCCTGAGCCACAACCTGTCGGAGGATCCAGAGCTGCGCGGCGCCGCCGCCCTCGATCAATCTGGCCAGGGTGACCTGAGCTTTCTGGAACCGGGCAACGCCCTGGCCGCAGCCCTCGCCGCCAGCGGAGCCAGTGCGGTGCTGTTGCCGGCCAAGGGCGATGAGGCCGAAGCCCTGCAGCAACAGGCCACGGAGCGGGGTCAGGCCTGGGTTGCTCTGCGCGATCCACGCCTCGCCTTCGCCGAGGCCCTCGATGCCCTCTACCCGCGCCAGCCGAAGGCTCCCGGCATTCATACCAGCGCTGTGGTGGATCCCGAGGCTGTGGTGGGCATGGGCAGCCATGTGGGCGCCCATGTGGTGATTGGCGCCAAGGTGCAGATCGGCGCCAGCTGCACGATCCACCCCAACGTGGTGATCTACGACGATGTGCAGATCGGCGACGGCTGCGAACTGCACGCCGGTGCGGTGCTGCATCCCGGCTCTCGCCTGGGCCGCGCCTGCGTGGTGCACTCCAATGCCGTGGTGGGCAGCGAGGGCTTCGGCTTCGTGCCCACAGCCAGCGGCTGGCGCAAGATGCCCCAGACCGGCCTGGTGGTGCTCGAAGACGGCGTGGAGGTGGGCTGCGGCAGCACCATCGATCGCCCTTCGGTAGGCGAAACGCGCATCGGTGCCGGCAGCAAGATCGACAACCTGGTGCACATCGGCCATGGCGTCACCACCGGCCAGGGCTGCGCCCTGGCGGCCCAGGTGGGCATCGCCGGCGGCGCCCGCCTCGGCAACGGCGTGATCCTGGCGGGCCAGGTGGGCCTGGCCAACAAGGCCGTGATGGGGGATCGCTCGATCGCCTCCTCCAAATCCGGCATCCACGGCGAGGTGGCCGCCGGCGAGGTGGTGAGCGGCTACCCCGCGATCCCCAACCGCCTCTGGCTGCGCTGCTCCGCCGCCTTCAACAAGCTGCCCGAACTCACGAAAGCGATCCGCAGCCTGGAGAAACAAGCCAAGCCGTAG
- a CDS encoding YqeG family HAD IIIA-type phosphatase, with protein MSNLSLPELLQPNLVAPGTLAELPLHQLLAQGIRALVLDVDRTLLPRRGNDLPPAVEAWLRRAQQTLPLHLFSNNPSRSRIGAVAAQLGVDYTTSAGKPRRGPLRRVLEQLDLPHAQVAIVGDRVFTDVLAGNRLGLYTVLVKPVNPQGEPCPHDHWQRLEVKLARLAGAPLR; from the coding sequence GTGAGCAACCTGTCTCTGCCCGAGCTGCTGCAGCCCAACCTGGTGGCCCCCGGCACCCTGGCGGAGCTGCCGTTGCATCAGCTGCTGGCCCAGGGCATCCGCGCCCTGGTGCTGGATGTGGATCGCACCCTGCTGCCGCGCCGGGGCAACGATCTGCCCCCGGCGGTGGAGGCCTGGTTGCGCCGCGCGCAGCAGACGCTGCCCCTGCACCTGTTCAGCAACAACCCCTCCCGCAGCCGCATTGGCGCCGTGGCCGCTCAGCTGGGCGTCGACTACACCACCAGCGCTGGCAAACCGCGGCGGGGGCCATTGCGGCGGGTGCTGGAGCAGCTGGATCTGCCCCATGCCCAGGTGGCAATCGTGGGGGATCGGGTGTTCACCGACGTTCTGGCCGGCAATCGCCTCGGCCTCTACACGGTTCTGGTGAAGCCGGTGAACCCCCAGGGCGAACCCTGCCCGCACGACCACTGGCAACGGCTGGAGGTGAAGCTGGCCCGGCTGGCCGGAGCGCCGCTGCGCTGA